GAGGTATCGCCAGAGGGCCGGCAGCCAGGCCGAGAGGACCACGTAGCGATACCAGAACCGCCCCTGCGGCATCGGGAAGGGATACCGATCGCCGTCGAAGTGGAGCCGGGCGACGTCCGGGTCGCGCTCGGGGTCGTTGAGGAACTGGTGATGCCCCAGGTGTGTCACCCGGAACCGCTGGGTCATCGCCATCAGCGGAAACATGCAGAGCAGGTCCGACGCCAGCTCGTTCGCCAGCCGGTTGCGGAAGAGGGCGTAGTGGGATCCCTCATGACCCAGCCCGGAAAGCCGGTGCTGAAACACGGATACGACGAAGACCCCCAGGACCGCCAGCCCGCCGAACGCCCACGTCGAGAGCCCCCCCGACGCCCACGCCCGATAGGCCCACGTGCAACCCGCCAACGTCGAGATCAGCCCGACGTACTCGCCCAGCAGGTAGCCGATGTTCGTCCGGTCGTCGGCCCGGAGCAGGGGGACGAGCGCCCGATGGGTCTCGTCCCAGGTCCAGTCCGCCTCGACCTGCTTTTCGGTCAATGTCGCATCTGGCATGGGTCGACGATCGCCTCAGGGCCTCGGGTGATCGATCACGTCCCGCCCGCTCAACCAAAGTCGATTTATTCACCGCACTCGACTCATTTTACCATTCGATAGGGTAGAGTTGAGGACAGAATTATGAGAAGGCGGCAATGCGGCCGCGGAAGAATGAGGCCAGGGGGACAGGGACGATGGCGGTGGCTCCTGGACGGACGTCGAATCCTCGGGTTTCGCAAGGGGTGAAGGGCTTGATCGAGGCTGAGTCGGCCTGGGAGCCGACGGCCGACGTGGTCTTCGGCCTCAACCGCTGGCGGACCGCCCTGCGCGACGACATGAGCCGAGAGCTGGACGACCCGCGCTGGCCTCGGGCGTTGGTGGGCGTCGGCCTGACCCATCTGGCGGCGTTCCTGGTCTGCCAGTGGCTGGCCGAGCCGGTCTCCCGCCGCGACCTGCGTTACCTGGGGATCTGGTTCATCGAGCTGGTGGCCGTCTTCGTGGTGATGCGAAAGCTCGCCGGCCGGCACTGGATCCGTCGTTGCGCGTCGATCAACCTGGTGGCGAAGCTCTGGACGACGTTCCTGATTCTGTCGTTCAACGTGGTCTCGCTGAACAACCTGGTGGGGATCGAGCACCCCTGGTTCAAGCCCGTCTGGGGGACGCTGAGCACCTTCCTGTTCGCGTCGCTCGCCTGGCTCTTCTCCCCCTTGTTCTTCATCCCCGCCGTCCAGATGTGGGCCACCGGCCTCCTCATGGCGAAGTTCGACCCCTACGCCTACGCCATCTACGGCGCGTCCTGGTGCCTGGCCCTCTGCGGCCTCGCCGCCAATATCCGCCGGACAAGGTCAGTCTGAGCGACGTCAGCGCATAACGGCCTTCCCCTCTCACGGGGTAAGGTGGCCGCGAAGCGGCCGGATGAGCGGGCGATCGCCGTCGGACGGTAATTTGTTAGCGATTCCTCGACGTCATCAACGCCCTGATCGCATCCTGCGTTTCGGGGCTGAACCCGGCGAGTTCCTCATCGGTGATCAGCCCGAGGGACCGCATCCGGATCAATTGCCAGAACGCAGTGGATCTCCGCAGCCCGTCGAAGGCCGCCGCTAGTTCGCGGTCCCGTTCCTCGATCAACTGGAACACCGCCCGATACCGCTCATGGCTGCCCTTCGCGTCATCGGTCGCGACTTGCGCGACCTCGGCCAGCACCCGCCGGCAGAACCGATCGAGCGCGAGCGGCTGCAGGTGCTGGGACAGGTATTTCCACTCGGCTTCGCTGAGGCAGTCGTCCATTAAGAGGTCTCCAGTTAGGCAACGACCTCGATGGTCTGG
The Paludisphaera rhizosphaerae DNA segment above includes these coding regions:
- a CDS encoding fatty acid desaturase family protein; the encoded protein is MPDATLTEKQVEADWTWDETHRALVPLLRADDRTNIGYLLGEYVGLISTLAGCTWAYRAWASGGLSTWAFGGLAVLGVFVVSVFQHRLSGLGHEGSHYALFRNRLANELASDLLCMFPLMAMTQRFRVTHLGHHQFLNDPERDPDVARLHFDGDRYPFPMPQGRFWYRYVVLSAWLPALWRYLYGQAKNANATMGLREPRAPYRFRVGRCLRGSYWLPMLTFVHLSGSWPIFFLFWVTPLLTLYPFLMQLREIAHHSNAPETGEFSHSRNFHCHPLVNFCIFPYGQDWHLTHHVFGLMPHYNLAEADRILRNYRPYREQAVSCHGYFFRRWGKPGPTILDVLSERPKAEPPATVA
- a CDS encoding peptide ABC transporter substrate-binding protein produces the protein MDDCLSEAEWKYLSQHLQPLALDRFCRRVLAEVAQVATDDAKGSHERYRAVFQLIEERDRELAAAFDGLRRSTAFWQLIRMRSLGLITDEELAGFSPETQDAIRALMTSRNR